From the genome of Alicyclobacillus sp. SO9:
GTGAGAGAAACTCGTACTTGCTTCCGATGAATCTGTCCAGTTCATTCAGATAGATATTCCCAAGGATTGGACTGACGACTCCACCTTGTGGAGTGCCTAGTTCTGTTTCCTCAAATTCTCCTCTGTAAACCAGTCCTGCCTTAAGCATACTGCGGATGACTCGGATGAGTCGGCGGTCAAAAATCGTCCGTCGCAGAATGCTAAGCAGGATTTCATGGTCTACGTTGTCGAAGAATCCCTTAATATCGAGCTCTACAACCCATTCGTAACGGTGCCTGCCAATGAGAAAGCGGACTCTTTCAATGGCGTGGTGCGTACCGCGGAATGGTCGGAAACCGTAACTGTGTGGGTGTTGCTTTCCTTCGTAGATTGGTTCCAAGATGCTGCGGACAACGTCCTGGGCAACGCGGTCGACGATAGTGGGGACGGTCAGTGCAAAATGCACTTCAGCCCAATTCTCTTTCGGAATCTGTAACTATCACTCATCCATTTCATCCACTCCATGGGCAGACCTTTACTCTGCTCAAAATCAAACACGTCAATGGGATCCCACTGTATTCACTTCAAACAGACTCCAGTGTAATTTGTGTTCCAGAATCCTGGACGGACCGGCATCGTCCTCAGGATACTAAGCCAGTCACACCATTCAACGGGTTGGACTTAAAGGAATTAGTTGAACTCCTTCGGAGCTTAGATGATTCCTCTGTCTCAACAGCGAATTTAATTGACAATTCCAAATGAAGGAGGTAATTTCTTCTTATGAACACTACTGATAAGAATAAGTCACCTAGAAGATTTAAATCTGTTCCTTCTCAGGAACTCAAAGAACGAAAACTGCAACTATTGAAGGCGTTGCCACCTATGGGCCATGTTCTCCGCGGTTCCCTTATCACTCGGCAGGTGAAGTGTGGCAAGCCAACCTGTCACTGTGCTACTGGCGCTGGTCATAAAAGTTTGTACTTGTCATCTTTTTACCATGGTAAAACCCATATGGATTACGTTCCTGCAGCCTGGGAGCAGCAGGTACGAGCCGGACTTGAAAATTTTGAGGTCGCACAGGACATTCTCTCGGAACTGACTGAGCTCAACCTGGAACTACTTCGACGCCGAGATAACGAATAGTTCATCGGCCTCGTCGGAGGGGATATTAGTGACTAGTTCAGCATTAGCCGCATTGGTCGGAAATGATGCACAGAGCGTGGACGAGCTCATCACGGTCGTCGCTGGGATGGTGCGTTCGTGCCTTGCGGCAATGCATGAGGAGGAACAAATTCATGACGACAATACCGTCGAAAGTTCACCCAGAACACCTGAAGAGAACAGCGATTGTGTACATTCGTCAGTCGACCATAGCCCAAGTTCGGTTTCACCGGGAGAGCACGGAACGCCAGTATGCCCTTCGGGAGAGAGCTCTCACCCTAGGATGGGCTTCGGAACAAATTCAGGTGATCGACGAAGACCTCGGAATTTCAGGGTCTGGCCGTTCTCAGCGCTTGGGCTTCCAAAACCTTGTGGCTCAAGTCTCACTTGGCGAAGTTGGCGCCATCTTTGGTCTGGAGATTTCCCGCTTAGCACGTTCTTCAGCAGATCTACTGCGTCTGCTCGAACTCTGCGGATTATTCAACACAATCGTAGTGGATGAAGACGGCATCTACGACATGCGAGATTTTAATGACCGGTTAATTCTCGGCTTCAAAGGAACCATGAGCGAAGCAGAACTGCATTTCCTGCGTGCTCGGCTAATCGGTGGCAAGAAGAACAAAGCGAAAAAAGGTGAACTCCGCTTTCCGCTGCCCGTTGGATATGTGTACGACACCACCGGACAGACAGTTTTGGATCCGGACGAAGAGGTCCAAACTGCTGTTCACAATGTATTTCATGCATTTCGTACGACAGGCAGCGCCTACGGCGTAGTTCAGTTCTTTGCCCAAAACGGCCTCCGGTTTCCAAAACGAGCCTACGGTGGTGCTTGGGCTGGAAAACTCGTTTGGGCAACACTGAACCACAGCCGAGTTTTAGGGATCCTATACAATCCTGCATATGCAGGGGCCTATGTATATGGTCGGTATCGAGACCAAAAGCGCGTGAATCCACAAGGACTGTTTATTCATCACACCGTGCTCCTTCCCCGTGAGGAGTGGGAAGTTTTCATTCCAGATCATCACCCAGGCTATATCACGTGGGAGGAATATGAGAGAAATCTAAAGCAGCTACATTCGAACCGTACCAACCTTGAGAAAAGCGGAGCAGCACGAGAAGGCACAGCTCTACTTCAAGGACTCGTTATATGTGGAAAATGTGGTCGCCGCATGAGTGTACGCTACACCAGCAACGGAGGAATCCATCCACATTATGAATGTAAAGGGCGGTGGGAACACGGACACCGCGCCACTTGCACTACCGTGCCGGCGTTGAAAATCGACCAAGCTATCTCAGAGCGTCTGTTGCAGGCCATGCAACCCGCTGAATTAGAGCTTGCTCTACAGGTAATGGACAAACTGCTGCATGAAGAAGATGATGTAGATAAGGGCTGGAAGTTATCTCTAGAACGAGCACGCTACGAAGCAGACCGAGCGGAGAGGCAATACCAACAGGTAGAACCAGAAAATCGCCTAGTAGCGCGTAGTCTTGAGGTAAGATGGAACGAAAAGCTCGCCGAATTGGCAGAACTTCAGGAACAGTACACCCAGTATGTAGATCGACGTAGTTGGCGGCCTACAGAACACGACAAAGCGGAGATTTTAAGCCTTGCGAAGGAATTACCTCGAATTTGGTCCAAATCATCCACTACACCCAAGGACCGCAAACGCATTCTTCGCCTACTCGTTGAAGATGTGACCATAGTTGCTGAGGCAAGAAACCCGAATGTCCGACTTGGCTTGCGCTGGCGCAACCAACATTGCGAAGAACTATGGGTGCGTAAGCCGCTGCCACCACATATAGCAACGAAACATTCATCTGAGACCGTTGAGCTCGTTCGCAGGTTAGCCGAAACGATGATAGACCGCCAGATTGTAAAGTATTTAAACGAATCAGGTATACGCACATCAGGTGGCAGGATGTTCACGCTTGACTCCATCAAGTGGATTCGCTACGTACACCGCATTCCTGGATATACTTCACAACGCCGTGGTTTATCCGTCAAACAAGTTGCGGAACGACTCAAAGTGACTTCAGGGGTTGTCTACTACTGGCTCAACCGTGGCATTCTTACGGGCACGAAAGTGGCTCCAGGCTGTCCATGGGACATTCAACTAGATGACCGAAAGGAGGTCGAACTGCGCAAGCGAGTCCAGGAATCTAGCCATTTAAATTAAGCAGCATACTATGAATTTTGTTAATAGCGCTCTAAGTCCAAAACCTTATTGGGAGGCATGTAGTATGAATTCACCGTCGGTATACCGAGCGGGCGCTTTTCTTTGGGCTTGTTGTGCTTCGGGATAAATACTCTTCGTACCGAACTGGATATGTACGAGTGGAGTGCATGTTTGACTTCTTCCCGAAGTTGCTGCCTTGCTTCCTGCGTGGTGTAATCCTTCTTCGTCATGTTATCTACTCCGGGTGTAAGCGCACCTGAGTTACTGAGGACGTTCTCAATTGAATTGTCAATCCAGACATTCCATCTCAGCAGATAATGCAGTCTTGAAAAAGGTCGTTGTTCCAAAGATTTTCGTGCAAGGCGCGTTTGTGTTTCGAACCTCTTTCTCTCCTGTACGGAGGATTGAGTGATGGTAGAAGAAATCGCAATCACTCCCGTTTTGGGGAGTCCTACTTTACTTGCGCGCACCCTACTTCAAACTGGAACCCTTCGCCATGTAATGGGCTTTCCCCATCTCCGACTACTACGGTTCCTCCGTCCCGACGCATTCACTTCAACGTAGCTGTCCATCCCAACCGGGACGAATGAGTCGGTTCCCATGTTCACTGTGTACAGTCTCGTCTGCCTTAGGTCGCCACTATACGCGGGGAAGATTCAGGGAGGTTATACCTCTGTACCAGCCTGACCACCGGACAGTCCGGGTCATGACACCAAGCGACAGGATGCCATGCTCATTCCACCCACTCGTATCATCCGACGATTTCGAGTGTTGCAGTTGACCACGCTTCAGACATGGCTTTGCTTTCGCTGACCATAGCAGGTCTCCGAGGCTAGCCCTGCATCTTGGGAGGTCGGTTCTCCCTCACAGGTACATTGTTAGATGGGCTTCAAACCCTGGGTGTGCTCGGACCCAACGCATGCCATCCTAGCCGTGGCAGGATGAGGTACCTGCCAGCCGCAGAGATCGCGGCATCTATATACAGCGCCTCATGGCGCACGTCGCTCTACTGCCCAAAATACGCCACAACCAACAAAATGCTCAATTCCATAAACATACAAAAACCGCCAGATAAGCTCCTTTGGCGGCTACAGAAATTTATATGAATAACATTATTTTTGGTAAAGCTCCATCGCGTCGAGATCTATAACAAAGCGCCCCGCTGTCAGTAGGTCTGCACCCAACAAACCGTTGATCCCAAAGTGGGCGTCAAAGTTAGCAAAATCCAAGTTTACTTCCGAAACTTTAAACGTTCCAAATTCAACCGAATCAATCTTCTTACGGATTGAGCGCTCCACGCCACCGATACCATGCATGACAACAATTTCATCGTCTATTTCGCCATAAATACCTATATCATCTACGGCATCCATCGAGATTACTGAGTGACTTGCACCAGTATCAAGAACCAATTGGTCAATGGTTCGGCTCTTTCCTCGAAATGTCAACGTCATTGTGACGAATAAAAGACCATCAATTGGGTCGATCTTCAACTGGTGACCTCCTAAAACCCACACGAGACACGACTTCCATAACCAATTCAGGCTTGCTCGTATGGTAGACATAGTTTGCGTCTCTAGATTTCAAAAGTTCCCTGGTAGCCTCTTTCGGATCTGGTATGGGGCGAATAACCGCCATTTCATCTACATACAACTTGTTGCCATGCTGATGGGACTTTATCGCCTGTACAAGCACAAATTGATTCGGGAATAACTCACGAACCTCGGACCACAACATGAGTAATCACCACCCATTTCACTCGCTATGGCAATTATACCATTTACCTTAAAATACAGGTTCGGCTTGTGTAGCATAATTACTTACAGAATCCAGAAAATTACTTGTGAAATATTTATTCATGGAACAGCAGAAAATCCGTCCTATTTAAGGCTCAATGAAACATCCATTCGGTAGTCAAAAAAATAGCTACAAATGCCAAGAAGATCAAGATAGATCCGCTGTAAAATTTCGATGTAAACCCGGACTTTTTGTCAGAAGTCTTTAACCCCCATAGACTGGTTGCTAACAATCCCACTCCACTCATAAAGACAACGAAAAATAGTCCCATGACAAGCGACCCTGTAATCCCTATGGACATGCCCACAACCGCCTTCCCCGATTAACTCAGCTCTTCTGCCCGCTTGTTCAAGAAGCCCCAACGAAACGAATTGAGTATTTATGCAGTTACTGGTACACCGCTCAGAGGCCGTCCCGTGAACTTATGAACGCTTAGCAGCATGCCCAGACCGATACTCGTCCTCCAATATGCTCATGATAATGGTATCGTAGTAGGTGTTATTGTAGTAATGTGCGTCTCTGAGAACTCCCTCCCGCTTGAAGCCAACCTTCTCATAAACATGGATAGCTCTCTCATTAATCGAATAAACGTCAAGATCAATGCGATGCAAATTCAAAATGCCAAATCCATATTCCAACATTATAGCCGTAGCTTCAGTCCCGTACCCACGTCCAGCCAATTGTGTATTAATAGCAATCCTAAAGTTCCCACTGCGATTCTTAGGGTTGTCCATATCCGTTATGGCTACATCGCCGATTCATCGTTATCCTGTAGGAATATCCCGAACTGAACCCTTGTATCATCTTGGACTGTTGCATCGATATAGTTTTCGATTTGACGCCTTGTGAACGGTCGCTGTGTACCAGTTAAACGCCGACCTTCTAGGTCATTATTTACATATTGGTAAAGATCGGTTGCATCTTGAGGCTCAAGACAACGTAGATAGACTTTTTCGCCCTGAAGGTACTTGATTGCTTCAGACATTTAATGACACTCCTTTAATACGGTCTTCTTGAGTTTAACTGCTCCAATGCGCAATAAGTCTGAAACTTGCTTTCTGCTATGTAAATGTAGAATCGTCACACTGTCATTGCGGAATTGCTGCCTCCAATAGTTGGACAGGATACCCTATTTCACCGAATATTTTTACCATCGTGTAATAGGTACTACCAGGGGGATAGTCTTGGATTTCACCTACAACCTTATATTGGTGTAGCTCATAAAATGTTCGTGCCTGAAATTCAAATGTAGTTAGCAGTACCTTTGTTGCACCCTTCTCCCTAGCGATCGTCTCTACTTTATTGAGTAAGAGTGTACCTAGACCTTTGCCACGACATCCTTCACTCAGCCAAAAATCGTGAATCTCCAGCCAATTCCAATACACTTCGGCTGAAATTCCGCCAATCCAACGGTTATCGTCATCGGATACGATAATGGTAATTGGTTGAACCGAACCCTCTCTCCGTGCTTCACGATGATGAATTGAATGATCGTTATTGTATTCTCTTATCTTTTGCTTCAGGAAGGCTGAAAACTCTTCTCTTTGTTCTAAAGAAACATCTATGGAATAGTTCGTGGTTATCTCCTCACTCTTCAACAAACCCTATAGTCTCAGAGTTGCAAATCTGAAACGCATCTTTATGCATATATCTACAGGGCTTTCACTTTTCGAGACCCTGTGTCTTAAATAACTGATTACTCCTTGTAGGCCGAAATGAACAAAAAGAGGGGAATTCTCAGCCTTCGAACGTACTCCTCATGGTCCAGTTGAGACGGTGAGGGGTGAGATTCGCGAAGCGATTTGACCACCAATCCCGCTTTTTGAACTGCCGAAAAATAGTCTTCAACTGTGCGGTGATACTTGACCACCGTACCACCAAGCCATGGATAATTACGCTCACCCGTCTCAAAGTAATTGTCAACGATCCAGTCCGCTCTTCGTTTGGAGCCTTCTTTACTTCGGTTACAAGAAGTGAGCACGGGGTGCTCGACTGAAAAACGAATCGTCCGCCTGGAACAAGTGTTTTATAGACGTTTCGAAAGCATTCCTCAACGTTTTCGACATAGTGGAGTGCGAGGCGAGACACCACAAGGTCGAATGAAGCTTCTGGATAGTTCCAGTCCTCAATCGAAGAGAGAATGATTTTCCCAGATGTGCCTTCTAGCGTATTTCGTCCAGATTGCGCCATGTTTTTGGAGCCTTCTAGCCCAACATACCGACGGCAGCCGAGCTGGAGGGATGACAGACCAAAATCGGCGTTTCCACAACCAAGGTCGAGTATTGCACAATTTCTCACATTGCCAATTAATTCCGCAAGGATTGGTTTTTCAATAGTGTCGTTAGGGTTTTGTGACCATGTTCTATGTTGCATATAGGTGCTGAACACTGACGGCTGATCGTAAAAATCTGACCCCCTATGAACCATACCATTACCTCCATTCACAACATATACAACTTTAAGGTTCATTCATCTTCTTGAGCTTTTCTACCCCACAACGTAATATCCATAAAATATCAATACTGAATAATTATACTTTGACGACACCGACTCAGACCCTCGCCCCCCTTTAATGATAAAGGGCTCATGCAGGTTTCGCACGAGCCAATGTACTAAATTTACTTTAAGTTGAAAATGCCCTTCCCAGTTTCCATACTTAGTGGCAATGATGAGTGTTCATGTGTTATTGTCCAAGATTCATTTTCTTTTCTTAAACCGAAGGTAAACCTATTTGTCATCTGACGAAG
Proteins encoded in this window:
- a CDS encoding GNAT family N-acetyltransferase codes for the protein MSEAIKYLQGEKVYLRCLEPQDATDLYQYVNNDLEGRRLTGTQRPFTRRQIENYIDATVQDDTRVQFGIFLQDNDESAM
- a CDS encoding retropepsin-like aspartic protease → MKIDPIDGLLFVTMTLTFRGKSRTIDQLVLDTGASHSVISMDAVDDIGIYGEIDDEIVVMHGIGGVERSIRKKIDSVEFGTFKVSEVNLDFANFDAHFGINGLLGADLLTAGRFVIDLDAMELYQK
- a CDS encoding DUF6788 family protein, whose translation is MNTTDKNKSPRRFKSVPSQELKERKLQLLKALPPMGHVLRGSLITRQVKCGKPTCHCATGAGHKSLYLSSFYHGKTHMDYVPAAWEQQVRAGLENFEVAQDILSELTELNLELLRRRDNE
- a CDS encoding GNAT family N-acetyltransferase, with the protein product MLKSEEITTNYSIDVSLEQREEFSAFLKQKIREYNNDHSIHHREARREGSVQPITIIVSDDDNRWIGGISAEVYWNWLEIHDFWLSEGCRGKGLGTLLLNKVETIAREKGATKVLLTTFEFQARTFYELHQYKVVGEIQDYPPGSTYYTMVKIFGEIGYPVQLLEAAIPQ
- a CDS encoding DUF5372 family protein, whose translation is MQNALQPNSLSESVTITHPFHPLHGQTFTLLKIKHVNGIPLYSLQTDSSVICVPESWTDRHRPQDTKPVTPFNGLDLKELVELLRSLDDSSVSTANLIDNSK
- a CDS encoding recombinase family protein encodes the protein MTTIPSKVHPEHLKRTAIVYIRQSTIAQVRFHRESTERQYALRERALTLGWASEQIQVIDEDLGISGSGRSQRLGFQNLVAQVSLGEVGAIFGLEISRLARSSADLLRLLELCGLFNTIVVDEDGIYDMRDFNDRLILGFKGTMSEAELHFLRARLIGGKKNKAKKGELRFPLPVGYVYDTTGQTVLDPDEEVQTAVHNVFHAFRTTGSAYGVVQFFAQNGLRFPKRAYGGAWAGKLVWATLNHSRVLGILYNPAYAGAYVYGRYRDQKRVNPQGLFIHHTVLLPREEWEVFIPDHHPGYITWEEYERNLKQLHSNRTNLEKSGAAREGTALLQGLVICGKCGRRMSVRYTSNGGIHPHYECKGRWEHGHRATCTTVPALKIDQAISERLLQAMQPAELELALQVMDKLLHEEDDVDKGWKLSLERARYEADRAERQYQQVEPENRLVARSLEVRWNEKLAELAELQEQYTQYVDRRSWRPTEHDKAEILSLAKELPRIWSKSSTTPKDRKRILRLLVEDVTIVAEARNPNVRLGLRWRNQHCEELWVRKPLPPHIATKHSSETVELVRRLAETMIDRQIVKYLNESGIRTSGGRMFTLDSIKWIRYVHRIPGYTSQRRGLSVKQVAERLKVTSGVVYYWLNRGILTGTKVAPGCPWDIQLDDRKEVELRKRVQESSHLN
- a CDS encoding class I SAM-dependent methyltransferase — protein: MNLKVVYVVNGGNGMVHRGSDFYDQPSVFSTYMQHRTWSQNPNDTIEKPILAELIGNVRNCAILDLGCGNADFGLSSLQLGCRRYVGLEGSKNMAQSGRNTLEGTSGKIILSSIEDWNYPEASFDLVVSRLALHYVENVEECFRNVYKTLVPGGRFVFQSSTPCSLLVTEVKKAPNEERTGSLTITLRRVSVIIHGLVVRWSSITAQLKTIFRQFKKRDWWSNRFANLTPHRLNWTMRSTFEG
- a CDS encoding GNAT family N-acetyltransferase produces the protein MDNPKNRSGNFRIAINTQLAGRGYGTEATAIMLEYGFGILNLHRIDLDVYSINERAIHVYEKVGFKREGVLRDAHYYNNTYYDTIIMSILEDEYRSGHAAKRS